From one Stigmatopora nigra isolate UIUO_SnigA chromosome 8, RoL_Snig_1.1, whole genome shotgun sequence genomic stretch:
- the ano7 gene encoding anoctamin-7 isoform X4 has protein sequence MRLDPGGRGRTAGADGGGGPTFDSRRLRPEPSQRRGASEGKLGNRPQRRSRRTPPELSRGEVKMPGDQELNTLINVESKQDAGGYGSLAADGAVLPRDKNTFADGSTRVDFVLAWEEPHNPDAEQSKTLNSGHVKWRESFLDRLRRSGLLMEQRDLVQPKTRIRFVLLSAPWSVLCYYAEEISLRVPLQVVNTSYVVNWSDDLLRKLSLPNPFKKDVPNPPPDFYTCQFRNNKLERFLGSRDRERFFKTTQRHQVLYEILARTPYGSVRKGQGGFKLPKSQQPAQSLGLRQILYGHWAQWACWARYQPLDHIREYFGEKIALYFAWLGFYTGWLVPASLVGTLVFLSGFWLMITDVPAKELCESGDAFVMCPICNICSYWNYSSICVTFKAGLLFDNAGTVFLSIFMSLWAVTFLEYWKRTCSSLSHRWDCTDFQDIEERPRPEFTAMAPMTVRNPLTGAEEPYFPKKTRLNRVLTGCMIIVTMVVVVLMFLIAIILYRSILSIIISKSNLSFFIFSAARIASLTGSVLNLLVILILSRVYISLAHILTRWEMHRTQTKYEDMFILKVFVFQFVNFYSSPVYIAFFKGRFVGYPGKYVTLFGVRNEDCGAGGCLIELAQELLVIMVGKQLINNIQEFVCPKLRSWWQRRKRSGKVKEAQEPGAAQILCPWEVDYQLLVCEGLFSEYLEMVIQFGFITIFVAACPLAPLFALINNWVEIRLDAQKFVTEYRRPVVERAQDIGIWLDILQFMAYTAVLGNAFLIAFTSSFLPRLYYRYTRNADLGGFINFTLATAPWNHSAERRSTCRYRGLRDQNGDYLPEYFHLLAIRLSFVIIFEHVVFFIGRLIDMMVPDIPEEVELKMKREHYMAKEALAENQALGRAVIPVESGDGSSEPRRRNTRCPASDVAAAGTAAGTAATATISEDVPSESC, from the exons ATGCGACTCGACCCGGGTGGGAGGGGGCGGACGGCGGGGGCGGATGGCGGGGGCGGTCCGACATTTGACAGCCGCCGCCTCCGACCCGAACCGTCACAACGGCGTGGCGCGAGTGAGGGGAAACTTGGGAATCGGCCCCAGCGGCGCTCCCGAAGAACGCCGCCGGAGCTCTCTCGCGG GGAGGTGAAGATGCCAGGCGACCAGGAATTGAATACCCTGATCAACGTGGAAAGCAAGCAGGACGCCGGCGGCTACGGGAGCCTCGCCGCG GACGGCGCCGTGCTCCCACGGGACAAAAACACCTTCGCCGACGGATCGACTCGCGTCG ATTTCGTCCTGGCGTGGGAGGAGCCTCACAACCCCGACGCGGAGCAGAGCAAGACGCTCAACTCGGGTCACGTCAAATGGAGAGAGAGCTTCCTGGACAGACTGCGACGCTCGGGTCTCCTGATGGAGCAG AGGGACTTGGTCCAGCCCAAGACCAGGATCCGATTCGTCCTCCTCAGCGCCCCCTGGAGCGTCCTCTGCTACTACGCCGAGGAAATCAGCCTGCGCGTCCCCCTGCAG GTGGTCAACACTTCCTACGTGGTCAACTGGTCGGACGACTTGCTTCGGAAGCTGTCGCTGCCCAACCCGTTCAAGAAGGACGTCCCCAATCCGCCGCCCGATTTCTACACCTGCCAGTTCAGGAACAACAAACTGGAAAG GTTTCTGGGTAGCAGAGACCGAGAAAGGTTCTTCAAGACCACCCAACGGCACCAAGTG CTCTACGAGATCTTGGCCCGGACTCCTTACGGCTCGGTGCGCAAAGGCCAG GGTGGATTCAAGCTACCCAAAAGCCAGCAGCCGGCACAGTCCCTGGGCCTCAGGCAGATCCTGTACGGCCACTGGGCCCAGTGGGCCTGTTGGGCTCGGTACCAACCCCTGGACCACATCAGGGAATACTTTGGAGAGAAGATAGCCCTTTACTTTGCCTGGTTGG GCTTCTACACGGGCTGGTTGGTGCCGGCCTCCCTCGTCGGGACGTTGGTCTTCTTGAGCGGTTTTTGGCTGATGATCACGGACGTCCCAGC GAAAGAGTTGTGCGAGAGCGGCGACGCCTTTGTCATGTGTCCAATCTGCAACATCTGCTCCTACTGGAACTACTCCAGCATCTGCGTCACCTTCAAG GCGGGACTTCTTTTTGACAACGCCGGCACAGTCTTCCTCAGCATCTTCATGTCCTTGTGGGCCGTGACCTTTCTGGAATACTGGAAGAGAACGTGTTCGTCTCTCTCCCACCGCTGGGATTGCACCGATTTCCAGGACATAGAG GAGAGGCCGCGACCCGAGTTCACGGCCATGGCGCCCATGACGGTGAGGAACCCGCTGACGGGCGCCGAGGAGCCCTATTTCCCCAAGAAAACGCGATTGAACCGAGTGCTGACCGGATGCATGATCATCGTCACCATG gtggtggtggtgctcaTGTTCCTCATCGCCATCATCCTGTATCGCTCCATCTTGAGCATCATCATCTCCAAGTCCAACCTCAGCTTCTTCATTTTCTCC GCCGCCCGGATCGCCAGTCTGACGGGATCCGTCCTCAACCTGCTGGTCATCCTCATCCTGTCCCGCGTTTACATCTCCCTGGCCCACATCCTCACCAGATGGG AGATGCATCGCACGCAGACCAAATACGAAGACATGTTCATCCTGAAGGTCTTTGTCTTCCAGTTTGTCAACTTTTACTCGTCTCCGGTCTACATCGCCTTCTTCAAAGGCAG ATTCGTGGGCTACCCGGGCAAGTACGTCACGCTGTTCGGAGTACGAAACGAAGAC TGCGGCGCCGGCGGCTGCCTCATCGAGTTGGCGCAGGAGCTTCTGGTCATCATGGTGGGGAAGCAGCTCATCAACAACATCCAGGAGTTTGTCTGCCC GAAGTTGCGCTCGTGGTggcagaggaggaagaggagcggCAAGGTCAAAGAGGCCCAGGAGCCGGGCGCAGCGCAGATCCTTTGCCCCTGGGAGGTGGACTACCAGCTCCTGGTCTGCGAGGGGCTCTTCAGCGAATACCTAGAGATGG TCATCCAGTTTGGTTTCATCACCATCTTTGTGGCGGCGTGTCCTCTGGCGCCGCTCTTTGCGCTCATCAACAACTGGGTGGAAATCCGCCTGGACGCGCAAAAGTTTGTCACCGAGTACCGCCGGCCGGTGGTGGAGCGGGCGCAGGACATTGGCATCTGGTTGGACATCCTGCAGTTCATGGCGTACACCGCCGTCCTGGGCAAC GCCTTCCTGATCGCCTTCACCTCGTCCTTCCTGCCGCGCCTCTACTACCGCTACACCCGGAACGCCGACCTGGGCGGCTTCATCAACTTCACCCTGGCCACGGCGCCCTGGAATCACAGTGCGGAACGCCGCTCCACCTGCCG GTACCGCGGACTCAGGGACCAAAACGGAGATTATCTGCCCGAGTATTTCCACCTGCTGGCTATACGACTCAGCTTCGTCATCATCTTTGAG CACGTGGTCTTCTTCATCGGGCGGCTGATCGACATGATGGTCCCCGACATCCCCGAGGAGGTGGAGCTCAAGATGAAGAGGGAGCACTACATGGCCAAGGAAGCTCTGGCCGAGAACCAG GCACTGGGGAGAGCCGTGATTCCCGTGGAGAGCGGCGACGGCTCGAGCGAACCTCGACGGCGCAACACTAGATGCCCGGCATCGgacgtcgccgccgccgggACCGCCGCCGggaccgccgccaccgccacaaTCTCGGAGGACGTGCCGTCAGAGAGCTGTTGA
- the ano7 gene encoding anoctamin-7 isoform X2 has product MRLDPGGRGRTAGADGGGGPTFDSRRLRPEPSQRRGASEGKLGNRPQRRSRRTPPELSRGEVKMPGDQELNTLINVESKQDAGGYGSLAADGAVLPRDKNTFADGSTRVDFVLAWEEPHNPDAEQSKTLNSGHVKWRESFLDRLRRSGLLMEQRDLVQPKTRIRFVLLSAPWSVLCYYAEEISLRVPLQVVNTSYVVNWSDDLLRKLSLPNPFKKDVPNPPPDFYTCQFRNNKLERFLGSRDRERFFKTTQRHQVLYEILARTPYGSVRKGQVGIDRLLNERVFASAYPLHEVRFRREGPKVARRLVRQLRRPGGFKLPKSQQPAQSLGLRQILYGHWAQWACWARYQPLDHIREYFGEKIALYFAWLGFYTGWLVPASLVGTLVFLSGFWLMITDVPAKELCESGDAFVMCPICNICSYWNYSSICVTFKAGLLFDNAGTVFLSIFMSLWAVTFLEYWKRTCSSLSHRWDCTDFQDIEERPRPEFTAMAPMTVRNPLTGAEEPYFPKKTRLNRVLTGCMIIVTMVVVVLMFLIAIILYRSILSIIISKSNLSFFIFSAARIASLTGSVLNLLVILILSRVYISLAHILTRWEMHRTQTKYEDMFILKVFVFQFVNFYSSPVYIAFFKGRFVGYPGKYVTLFGVRNEDCGAGGCLIELAQELLVIMVGKQLINNIQEFVCPKLRSWWQRRKRSGKVKEAQEPGAAQILCPWEVDYQLLVCEGLFSEYLEMVIQFGFITIFVAACPLAPLFALINNWVEIRLDAQKFVTEYRRPVVERAQDIGIWLDILQFMAYTAVLGNAFLIAFTSSFLPRLYYRYTRNADLGGFINFTLATAPWNHSAERRSTCRYRGLRDQNGDYLPEYFHLLAIRLSFVIIFEHVVFFIGRLIDMMVPDIPEEVELKMKREHYMAKEALAENQALGRAVIPVESGDGSSEPRRRNTRCPASDVAAAGTAAGTAATATISEDVPSESC; this is encoded by the exons ATGCGACTCGACCCGGGTGGGAGGGGGCGGACGGCGGGGGCGGATGGCGGGGGCGGTCCGACATTTGACAGCCGCCGCCTCCGACCCGAACCGTCACAACGGCGTGGCGCGAGTGAGGGGAAACTTGGGAATCGGCCCCAGCGGCGCTCCCGAAGAACGCCGCCGGAGCTCTCTCGCGG GGAGGTGAAGATGCCAGGCGACCAGGAATTGAATACCCTGATCAACGTGGAAAGCAAGCAGGACGCCGGCGGCTACGGGAGCCTCGCCGCG GACGGCGCCGTGCTCCCACGGGACAAAAACACCTTCGCCGACGGATCGACTCGCGTCG ATTTCGTCCTGGCGTGGGAGGAGCCTCACAACCCCGACGCGGAGCAGAGCAAGACGCTCAACTCGGGTCACGTCAAATGGAGAGAGAGCTTCCTGGACAGACTGCGACGCTCGGGTCTCCTGATGGAGCAG AGGGACTTGGTCCAGCCCAAGACCAGGATCCGATTCGTCCTCCTCAGCGCCCCCTGGAGCGTCCTCTGCTACTACGCCGAGGAAATCAGCCTGCGCGTCCCCCTGCAG GTGGTCAACACTTCCTACGTGGTCAACTGGTCGGACGACTTGCTTCGGAAGCTGTCGCTGCCCAACCCGTTCAAGAAGGACGTCCCCAATCCGCCGCCCGATTTCTACACCTGCCAGTTCAGGAACAACAAACTGGAAAG GTTTCTGGGTAGCAGAGACCGAGAAAGGTTCTTCAAGACCACCCAACGGCACCAAGTG CTCTACGAGATCTTGGCCCGGACTCCTTACGGCTCGGTGCGCAAAGGCCAGGTGGGAATCGACCGTCTGCTGAACGAGCGGGTCTTTGCCTCGGCGTACCCGCTGCACGAGGTCCGTTTCCGCCGGGAGGGGCCAAAGGTCGCTAGGCGGCTCGTCCGCCAGCTCCGTCGCCCT GGTGGATTCAAGCTACCCAAAAGCCAGCAGCCGGCACAGTCCCTGGGCCTCAGGCAGATCCTGTACGGCCACTGGGCCCAGTGGGCCTGTTGGGCTCGGTACCAACCCCTGGACCACATCAGGGAATACTTTGGAGAGAAGATAGCCCTTTACTTTGCCTGGTTGG GCTTCTACACGGGCTGGTTGGTGCCGGCCTCCCTCGTCGGGACGTTGGTCTTCTTGAGCGGTTTTTGGCTGATGATCACGGACGTCCCAGC GAAAGAGTTGTGCGAGAGCGGCGACGCCTTTGTCATGTGTCCAATCTGCAACATCTGCTCCTACTGGAACTACTCCAGCATCTGCGTCACCTTCAAG GCGGGACTTCTTTTTGACAACGCCGGCACAGTCTTCCTCAGCATCTTCATGTCCTTGTGGGCCGTGACCTTTCTGGAATACTGGAAGAGAACGTGTTCGTCTCTCTCCCACCGCTGGGATTGCACCGATTTCCAGGACATAGAG GAGAGGCCGCGACCCGAGTTCACGGCCATGGCGCCCATGACGGTGAGGAACCCGCTGACGGGCGCCGAGGAGCCCTATTTCCCCAAGAAAACGCGATTGAACCGAGTGCTGACCGGATGCATGATCATCGTCACCATG gtggtggtggtgctcaTGTTCCTCATCGCCATCATCCTGTATCGCTCCATCTTGAGCATCATCATCTCCAAGTCCAACCTCAGCTTCTTCATTTTCTCC GCCGCCCGGATCGCCAGTCTGACGGGATCCGTCCTCAACCTGCTGGTCATCCTCATCCTGTCCCGCGTTTACATCTCCCTGGCCCACATCCTCACCAGATGGG AGATGCATCGCACGCAGACCAAATACGAAGACATGTTCATCCTGAAGGTCTTTGTCTTCCAGTTTGTCAACTTTTACTCGTCTCCGGTCTACATCGCCTTCTTCAAAGGCAG ATTCGTGGGCTACCCGGGCAAGTACGTCACGCTGTTCGGAGTACGAAACGAAGAC TGCGGCGCCGGCGGCTGCCTCATCGAGTTGGCGCAGGAGCTTCTGGTCATCATGGTGGGGAAGCAGCTCATCAACAACATCCAGGAGTTTGTCTGCCC GAAGTTGCGCTCGTGGTggcagaggaggaagaggagcggCAAGGTCAAAGAGGCCCAGGAGCCGGGCGCAGCGCAGATCCTTTGCCCCTGGGAGGTGGACTACCAGCTCCTGGTCTGCGAGGGGCTCTTCAGCGAATACCTAGAGATGG TCATCCAGTTTGGTTTCATCACCATCTTTGTGGCGGCGTGTCCTCTGGCGCCGCTCTTTGCGCTCATCAACAACTGGGTGGAAATCCGCCTGGACGCGCAAAAGTTTGTCACCGAGTACCGCCGGCCGGTGGTGGAGCGGGCGCAGGACATTGGCATCTGGTTGGACATCCTGCAGTTCATGGCGTACACCGCCGTCCTGGGCAAC GCCTTCCTGATCGCCTTCACCTCGTCCTTCCTGCCGCGCCTCTACTACCGCTACACCCGGAACGCCGACCTGGGCGGCTTCATCAACTTCACCCTGGCCACGGCGCCCTGGAATCACAGTGCGGAACGCCGCTCCACCTGCCG GTACCGCGGACTCAGGGACCAAAACGGAGATTATCTGCCCGAGTATTTCCACCTGCTGGCTATACGACTCAGCTTCGTCATCATCTTTGAG CACGTGGTCTTCTTCATCGGGCGGCTGATCGACATGATGGTCCCCGACATCCCCGAGGAGGTGGAGCTCAAGATGAAGAGGGAGCACTACATGGCCAAGGAAGCTCTGGCCGAGAACCAG GCACTGGGGAGAGCCGTGATTCCCGTGGAGAGCGGCGACGGCTCGAGCGAACCTCGACGGCGCAACACTAGATGCCCGGCATCGgacgtcgccgccgccgggACCGCCGCCGggaccgccgccaccgccacaaTCTCGGAGGACGTGCCGTCAGAGAGCTGTTGA
- the ano7 gene encoding anoctamin-7 isoform X1, which yields MRLDPGGRGRTAGADGGGGPTFDSRRLRPEPSQRRGASEGKLGNRPQRRSRRTPPELSRGEVKMPGDQELNTLINVESKQDAGGYGSLAADGAVLPRDKNTFADGSTRVDFVLAWEEPHNPDAEQSKTLNSGHVKWRESFLDRLRRSGLLMEQRDLVQPKTRIRFVLLSAPWSVLCYYAEEISLRVPLQVVNTSYVVNWSDDLLRKLSLPNPFKKDVPNPPPDFYTCQFRNNKLERFLGSRDRERFFKTTQRHQVLYEILARTPYGSVRKGQVGIDRLLNERVFASAYPLHEVRFRREGPKVARRLVRQLRRPVRVELLLLLLFFCRFFALSPPQGGFKLPKSQQPAQSLGLRQILYGHWAQWACWARYQPLDHIREYFGEKIALYFAWLGFYTGWLVPASLVGTLVFLSGFWLMITDVPAKELCESGDAFVMCPICNICSYWNYSSICVTFKAGLLFDNAGTVFLSIFMSLWAVTFLEYWKRTCSSLSHRWDCTDFQDIEERPRPEFTAMAPMTVRNPLTGAEEPYFPKKTRLNRVLTGCMIIVTMVVVVLMFLIAIILYRSILSIIISKSNLSFFIFSAARIASLTGSVLNLLVILILSRVYISLAHILTRWEMHRTQTKYEDMFILKVFVFQFVNFYSSPVYIAFFKGRFVGYPGKYVTLFGVRNEDCGAGGCLIELAQELLVIMVGKQLINNIQEFVCPKLRSWWQRRKRSGKVKEAQEPGAAQILCPWEVDYQLLVCEGLFSEYLEMVIQFGFITIFVAACPLAPLFALINNWVEIRLDAQKFVTEYRRPVVERAQDIGIWLDILQFMAYTAVLGNAFLIAFTSSFLPRLYYRYTRNADLGGFINFTLATAPWNHSAERRSTCRYRGLRDQNGDYLPEYFHLLAIRLSFVIIFEHVVFFIGRLIDMMVPDIPEEVELKMKREHYMAKEALAENQALGRAVIPVESGDGSSEPRRRNTRCPASDVAAAGTAAGTAATATISEDVPSESC from the exons ATGCGACTCGACCCGGGTGGGAGGGGGCGGACGGCGGGGGCGGATGGCGGGGGCGGTCCGACATTTGACAGCCGCCGCCTCCGACCCGAACCGTCACAACGGCGTGGCGCGAGTGAGGGGAAACTTGGGAATCGGCCCCAGCGGCGCTCCCGAAGAACGCCGCCGGAGCTCTCTCGCGG GGAGGTGAAGATGCCAGGCGACCAGGAATTGAATACCCTGATCAACGTGGAAAGCAAGCAGGACGCCGGCGGCTACGGGAGCCTCGCCGCG GACGGCGCCGTGCTCCCACGGGACAAAAACACCTTCGCCGACGGATCGACTCGCGTCG ATTTCGTCCTGGCGTGGGAGGAGCCTCACAACCCCGACGCGGAGCAGAGCAAGACGCTCAACTCGGGTCACGTCAAATGGAGAGAGAGCTTCCTGGACAGACTGCGACGCTCGGGTCTCCTGATGGAGCAG AGGGACTTGGTCCAGCCCAAGACCAGGATCCGATTCGTCCTCCTCAGCGCCCCCTGGAGCGTCCTCTGCTACTACGCCGAGGAAATCAGCCTGCGCGTCCCCCTGCAG GTGGTCAACACTTCCTACGTGGTCAACTGGTCGGACGACTTGCTTCGGAAGCTGTCGCTGCCCAACCCGTTCAAGAAGGACGTCCCCAATCCGCCGCCCGATTTCTACACCTGCCAGTTCAGGAACAACAAACTGGAAAG GTTTCTGGGTAGCAGAGACCGAGAAAGGTTCTTCAAGACCACCCAACGGCACCAAGTG CTCTACGAGATCTTGGCCCGGACTCCTTACGGCTCGGTGCGCAAAGGCCAGGTGGGAATCGACCGTCTGCTGAACGAGCGGGTCTTTGCCTCGGCGTACCCGCTGCACGAGGTCCGTTTCCGCCGGGAGGGGCCAAAGGTCGCTAGGCGGCTCGTCCGCCAGCTCCGTCGCCCTGTGAGAgtggagttgttgttgttgttattgtttttctgcCGTTTTTTTGCCCTCTCCCCTCCACAGGGTGGATTCAAGCTACCCAAAAGCCAGCAGCCGGCACAGTCCCTGGGCCTCAGGCAGATCCTGTACGGCCACTGGGCCCAGTGGGCCTGTTGGGCTCGGTACCAACCCCTGGACCACATCAGGGAATACTTTGGAGAGAAGATAGCCCTTTACTTTGCCTGGTTGG GCTTCTACACGGGCTGGTTGGTGCCGGCCTCCCTCGTCGGGACGTTGGTCTTCTTGAGCGGTTTTTGGCTGATGATCACGGACGTCCCAGC GAAAGAGTTGTGCGAGAGCGGCGACGCCTTTGTCATGTGTCCAATCTGCAACATCTGCTCCTACTGGAACTACTCCAGCATCTGCGTCACCTTCAAG GCGGGACTTCTTTTTGACAACGCCGGCACAGTCTTCCTCAGCATCTTCATGTCCTTGTGGGCCGTGACCTTTCTGGAATACTGGAAGAGAACGTGTTCGTCTCTCTCCCACCGCTGGGATTGCACCGATTTCCAGGACATAGAG GAGAGGCCGCGACCCGAGTTCACGGCCATGGCGCCCATGACGGTGAGGAACCCGCTGACGGGCGCCGAGGAGCCCTATTTCCCCAAGAAAACGCGATTGAACCGAGTGCTGACCGGATGCATGATCATCGTCACCATG gtggtggtggtgctcaTGTTCCTCATCGCCATCATCCTGTATCGCTCCATCTTGAGCATCATCATCTCCAAGTCCAACCTCAGCTTCTTCATTTTCTCC GCCGCCCGGATCGCCAGTCTGACGGGATCCGTCCTCAACCTGCTGGTCATCCTCATCCTGTCCCGCGTTTACATCTCCCTGGCCCACATCCTCACCAGATGGG AGATGCATCGCACGCAGACCAAATACGAAGACATGTTCATCCTGAAGGTCTTTGTCTTCCAGTTTGTCAACTTTTACTCGTCTCCGGTCTACATCGCCTTCTTCAAAGGCAG ATTCGTGGGCTACCCGGGCAAGTACGTCACGCTGTTCGGAGTACGAAACGAAGAC TGCGGCGCCGGCGGCTGCCTCATCGAGTTGGCGCAGGAGCTTCTGGTCATCATGGTGGGGAAGCAGCTCATCAACAACATCCAGGAGTTTGTCTGCCC GAAGTTGCGCTCGTGGTggcagaggaggaagaggagcggCAAGGTCAAAGAGGCCCAGGAGCCGGGCGCAGCGCAGATCCTTTGCCCCTGGGAGGTGGACTACCAGCTCCTGGTCTGCGAGGGGCTCTTCAGCGAATACCTAGAGATGG TCATCCAGTTTGGTTTCATCACCATCTTTGTGGCGGCGTGTCCTCTGGCGCCGCTCTTTGCGCTCATCAACAACTGGGTGGAAATCCGCCTGGACGCGCAAAAGTTTGTCACCGAGTACCGCCGGCCGGTGGTGGAGCGGGCGCAGGACATTGGCATCTGGTTGGACATCCTGCAGTTCATGGCGTACACCGCCGTCCTGGGCAAC GCCTTCCTGATCGCCTTCACCTCGTCCTTCCTGCCGCGCCTCTACTACCGCTACACCCGGAACGCCGACCTGGGCGGCTTCATCAACTTCACCCTGGCCACGGCGCCCTGGAATCACAGTGCGGAACGCCGCTCCACCTGCCG GTACCGCGGACTCAGGGACCAAAACGGAGATTATCTGCCCGAGTATTTCCACCTGCTGGCTATACGACTCAGCTTCGTCATCATCTTTGAG CACGTGGTCTTCTTCATCGGGCGGCTGATCGACATGATGGTCCCCGACATCCCCGAGGAGGTGGAGCTCAAGATGAAGAGGGAGCACTACATGGCCAAGGAAGCTCTGGCCGAGAACCAG GCACTGGGGAGAGCCGTGATTCCCGTGGAGAGCGGCGACGGCTCGAGCGAACCTCGACGGCGCAACACTAGATGCCCGGCATCGgacgtcgccgccgccgggACCGCCGCCGggaccgccgccaccgccacaaTCTCGGAGGACGTGCCGTCAGAGAGCTGTTGA